Proteins found in one Quercus robur chromosome 2, dhQueRobu3.1, whole genome shotgun sequence genomic segment:
- the LOC126712347 gene encoding uncharacterized TPR repeat-containing protein At1g05150-like, which translates to MATRGSRSEKVKRIFQQFDVNRDGGLNREEMAALVVAVNPRVKFSDEQINAILDEVFRTYGEFIDGENGLTYEGLLRTYDDGAGDVDRDFDALGLELNLDEAKGISEASSSSIADERALGLESQKKQRIAAWAISPNHGIVFDDTWKIVEDMEILIKRLKSKQAKDGKLRGENFDAYSDAGWSRELGPSTEISDKRVFWEESGADYALFVKELGVLRSRADGARSREEAFDGHMAIGRVLYEHQLFKEALVSFKRACELQPVDVRPHFRAGNCHYVLGNHKEAKEEFLLALEAAENGGNQWGYLLPQIYVNLGIALEGEGMVLSACEYYREAAILCPTHFRALKLLGSALFGVGEYRAAVKALEEAIFMKPDYADAHCDLASALHGMGEDERAIEVFQKAIDLKPGHVDALYNLGGLYMDLGRFQRASEMYTRVLAVWPNHWRAQLNKAVSLLGAGETEDAKKALKEALKMTNRVELHDAISHLKQLQKKKVKSNNGGANGEGSFIIVEPLKFKTVGEKTMLRQDLACALQIRAFQRITRLGRCDLEVLKKEMIEGDVPVSYSGSGIPEKSIRKPILEEILRRLLNFLKPETFQGAVKAINERILSVLDEAGSGRVDLGMFFAVLAPICSGPPEKRKRVAFDALLWRPVNEGISQIKRVDAVRYVKLLRAIFVPSQGVSEMLEIHGETDASLMSYTEFLVMFDDPDWGFGIMPTLLKLETGDRNRHGQHVCSVCRYPIIGSRFKEMKSHFSLCNQCYSEGKVPSTYKLEEYRFKEYGSEAEAMKDKCMCFNVQSHNGP; encoded by the coding sequence ATGGCGACAAGAGGGAGCAGATCAGAGAAGGTGAAGAGAATTTTCCAACAATTCGATGTGAACCGCGACGGAGGTCTTAACCGAGAGGAAATGGCGGCGCTAGTGGTGGCGGTGAACCCTAGAGTCAAGTTCAGCGACGAGCAAATCAACGCGATTCTCGACGAGGTTTTCCGGACCTACGGCGAGTTCATCGACGGCGAGAACGGTTTAACCTACGAAGGGCTTTTGCGGACCTACGACGACGGTGCCGGTGACGTGGACCGTGACTTCGACGCGCTGGGGTTGGAGCTCAATTTGGATGAAGCCAAAGGCATTTCGGAAGCTTCGTCGTCTTCGATAGCCGATGAGAGAGCACTCGGCCTCGAGAGTCAGAAGAAGCAGAGAATCGCAGCCTGGGCGATCTCGCCGAACCACGGGATCGTATTCGACGACACGTGGAAGATAGTCGAGGACATGGAGATTTTGATAAAGAGGTTGAAATCGAAGCAAGCGAAAGATGGGAAATTGAGAGGTGAGAATTTCGATGCGTATTCAGATGCTGGTTGGTCAAGGGAGCTAGGACCTTCGACTGAGATTTCAGACAAAAGGGTGTTTTGGGAAGAGTCTGGAGCTGACTATGCACTGTTTGTGAAGGAGTTAGGGGTTTTGAGAAGCCGAGCCGATGGGGCGAGGTCTAGAGAGGAAGCTTTTGATGGGCACATGGCAATTGGTAGAGTTTTGTATGAACACCAATTGTTTAAAGAAGCATTGGTGAGTTTCAAAAGGGCTTGTGAATTGCAACCTGTGGATGTGAGGCCACATTTCAGAGCTGGGAATTGTCATTATGTGCTTGGGAATCACAAGGAGGCGAAAGAGGAGTTTTTGTTGGCGTTAGAGGCCGCGGAAAACGGTGGGAATCAATGGGGTTATTTGCTTCCACAGATTTATGTCAATCTCGGCATTGCGCTGGAAGGTGAAGGTATGGTTTTAAGTGCTTGTGAGTACTATAGAGAAGCTGCTATACTTTGTCCTACACATTTTAGAGCTTTGAAATTGTTGGGTAGTGCTTTGTTTGGGGTAGGGGAGTATAGGGCAGCTGTTAAGGCTTTAGAAGAGGCTATATTTATGAAACCGGATTATGCTGATGCACATTGTGATTTGGCGTCGGCTTTACATGGTATGGGTGAGGATGAGAGGGCAATTGAGGTTTTTCAGAAGGCTATTGATTTGAAACCCGGTCATGTGGATGCTTTGTACAATTTGGGTGGGCTTTATATGGACTTGGGTAGGTTTCAGAGAGCTTCGGAGATGTATACTAGGGTTTTGGCTGTGTGGCCGAATCATTGGCGGGCACAGCTTAATAAGGCTGTGTCTTTGTTGGGGGCTGGGGAAACTGAGGATGCTAAGAAAGCTTTGAAGGAAGCATTGAAAATGACGAACAGGGTTGAGTTGCATGATGCAATATCACATTTGAAACAGCTGCAGAAAAAGAAGGTGAAGTCAAATAATGGGGGTGCCAATGGGGAAGGATCATTTATCATTGTGGAACCCTTAAAATTTAAGACTGTGGGGGAGAAAACCATGTTGAGACAGGACTTGGCATGTGCTCTTCAAATTAGGGCCTTTCAGAGGATCACTAGGTTGGGTCGTTGTGATTTGGAGGTTCTGAAGAAGGAAATGATTGAAGGTGATGTGCCGGTGTCTTATTCTGGTAGTGGCATTCCGGAGAAATCCATACGTAAACCTATCTTGGAAGAAATTCTCCGCCGTTTACTTAATTTCCTGAAGCCTGAGACTTTCCAAGGAGCTGTCAAAGCCATAAACGAGAGGATACTGTCTGTCTTGGATGAAGCGGGTTCAGGCAGGGTGGATTTGGGCATGTTTTTTGCTGTCCTTGCACCCATTTGTAGTGGCCCTCCTGAGAAACGCAAGCGTGTGGCTTTTGATGCTCTTTTGTGGCGTCCTGTGAATGAAGGCATCTCGCAGATTAAAAGGGTTGATGCTGTCAGATATGTCAAATTATTGAGAGCTATCTTTGTCCCTTCTCAAGGGGTTAGTGAGATGCTGGAAATCCATGGAGAAACAGATGCTTCACTGATGTCTTACACTGAATTTCTTGTCATGTTTGATGATCCTGATTGGGGTTTCGGTATCATGCCCACTCTGTTGAAGCTTGAAACCGGAGATAGGAACCGACATGGCCAACATGTTTGCTCTGTTTGCCGCTACCCAATTATCGGGTCCCGCTTCAAGGAGATGAAATCTCATTTTAGTCTCTGCAATCAATGTTACAGTGAGGGAAAGGTGCCTTCTACGTACAAGCTGGAGGAGTACAGATTCAAAGAGTATGGAAGTGAGGCTGAAGCGATGAAAGATAAGTGCATGTGCTTTAATGTGCAATCGCATAATGGTCCATAG
- the LOC126712348 gene encoding kinesin-like protein KIN-7I, translating to MSSEELTMQGDMEGGIGSSPQEEKIFVSIRVRPLNEKEISRNDVSDWECINNTSIIFKHTLPDRAMFPTAYTFDRVFGADTPTKQVYEEGARAVALSAVGGINSSIFAYGQTSSGKTYTMTGITECAVADMYNYIDMHKERQYLLKFSAMEIYNEAVRDLLSSDSGPLRLLDDPEKGTVVERLTEVTLKDWSHLKELLSICEAERKIGETSLNETSSRSHQIMRLTIESTAREYRGMENSSTLAAQVNFVDLAGSERASQTLSVGTRLKEGSHINRSLLTLGTVIRKLSKGRNGHVPYRDSKLTRILQNSLGGNARTAIICTMSPARSHVEQSRNTLLFASCAKEVTTNAQVNVMMSDKAMVKQLQRELARLENELKSLVSGSITYDFAALLKEKDLLIEKMDQEVNELKQQLDLAQSQVENRQQSDGEDRILRIHDYSVLESLNLVNPPHLNLSPRTSNMPRDFDEPNTLNSSQNYQKIPEDNFLLDSTPKFVGPNPYKVWEEIAQRADAESEDSCKEVRCIEVEESQMDEKIEATPSLHGPKEIAGQLPLQEVMKEDTVTSPQKGVKEAMSEDAITSPQKGTKEAMSEDAITSPQKGPKKAMNEDEILSPYKQYKKVMNERALSSLEKEAKELSKNANVDCTYDDLKEKIQSMQKAISCLISFCPSELSPSSSEAFMTKSGSLKLTRSRSCKPSLSPMPSYNFEKAERNENSLPVLLPKVFHERPEDDQQKIAASKFSSNVGKLSRKSSQSSFKSDWTESQYSDKSDSEDTRSILSFATETSEAARRQSKKQYDEMVQRARAMTYESRDNVKDAGLDALQPGFDWSIEFERKRRVIIELWDACNVPLIHRTYFFLLFKGEPSDSVYMEVEYRRLSFLKDTFSHGTSRTKESDPALSAKALKQERVMLCRKMQKKFSKKERVLLYQKWGIKLNTKQRCLQLTYLLWKDTKDMNLIKESASLIANLMGFVEPGQAPKEIFGLSVIPQPVNQRAFKWKHSLSSLSSVS from the exons atGAGTAGTGAGGAGCTAACAATGCAAGGGGACATGGAGGGTGGGATTGGCTCAAGCCCACAAGAGGAGAAAATATTTGTTTCGATTAGAGTGAGACCTTTGAATGAAAAGGAGATATCGAGGAACGATGTTTCTGATTGGGAATGCATCAATAATACCAGCATCATATTCAAGCATACCCTGCCCGACCGCGCCATGTTTCCTACAGCCTATACCTTTG ATAGAGTATTTGGGGCTGACACCCCTACAAAGCAGGTGTATGAAGAAGGAGCCAGAGCTGTTGCTCTTTCAGCAGTCGGTGGTATTAACT CAAGCATTTTCGCATATGGGCAAACCAGCAGTGGAAAGACGTACACCATGACCGGAATTACAGAATGTGCAGTAGCAGATATGTACAACTACATTGATATG CATAAAGAAAGACAATATTTGTTAAAGTTCTCTGCTATGGAGATCTATAATGAAGCCGTTAGAGACCTCCTCAGCTCAGACAGTGGTCCACTTAGACTTCTAGATGATCCAGAG AAAGGTACTGTTGTTGAGAGACTTACAGAGGTCACTTTGAAGGATTGGAGCCATCTGAAGGAGCTCCTTTCCATCTGCGAAG CTGAAAGGAAGATAGGAGAGACTTCTCTAAATGAGACTAGCTCCAGATCTCATCAAATTATGCGACTG ACAATTGAAAGTACTGCTCGTGAATATAGAGGAATGGAAAATTCAAGCACTCTTGCAGCTCAAGTG AATTTTGTTGATCTTGCTGGTAGTGAGCGCGCTTCTCAGACATTATCAGTTGGTACAAGATTGAAAGAAGGTTCCCACATAAATCGCAGTTTACTAACCCTTGGAACTGTAATCCGCAAATTAAG CAAGGGAAGAAATGGGCATGTTCCTTACAGAGACTCTAAGCTGACACGAATTCTGCAGAACTCCCTGGGAGGCAATGCCAGAACAGCCATTATTTGCACCATGAGTCCTGCACGCAGTCACGTTGAGCAATCAAGAAACACCCTCTTGTTCGCGAGTTGTGCGAAGGAGGTGACTACTAATGCACAGGTCAATGTGATGATGTCAGATAAGGCTATGGTAAAGCAATTGCAGAGAGAATTGGCTAGGCTGGAGAATGAGTTGAAGAGCTTAGTATCAGGTTCCATCACATATGATTTTGCTGCCTTACTGAAGGAGAAAGATCTTCTGATTGAAAAG ATGGATCAAGAGGTTAACGAATTGAAACAGCAACTAGATCTTGCTCAGTCTCAGGTCGAGAATAGACAGCAATCAGATGGAGAAGATAGAATTCTAAGAATTCATGATTATTCGGTATTAGAATCATTGAATCTAGTCAATCCTCCTCATCTCAATTTAAGTCCCAGAACAAGCAATATGCCTAGAGATTTTGACGAGCCTAACACGCTTAATTCCAGCCAGAATTACCAAAAGATTCCTGAAGACAACTTCCTGCTGGATAGTACTCCTAAGTTTGTTGGCCCTAATCCATATAAGGTTTGGGAGGAGATTGCTCAAAGGGCTGACGCAGAATCTGAAGATAGCTGCAAAGAAGTGAGATGCATTGAAGTGGAGGAATCACAAATGGATGAAAAAATAGAAGCCACTCCTTCCTTACATGGTCCTAAAGAAATAGCTGGACAATTACCCTTGCAAGAGGTAATGAAAGAAGACACTGTAACATCTCCACAGAAGGGAGTAAAGGAGGCTATGAGTGAAGATGCTATAACATCCCCACAGAAGGGAACTAAGGAGGCTATGAGTGAAGACGCTATAACATCCCCACAGAAGGGACCTAAGAAGGCTATGAATGAAGATGAAATATTGTCTCCATATAAGCAATATAAGAAGGTTATGAATGAACGCGCATTATCATCCTTAGAAAAGGAAGCTAAAGAGTTGAGTAAAAATGCCAATGTAGATTGCACTTACGATGATCTGAAGGAAAAAATTCAGAGCATGCAAAAGGCCATCAGCTGTCTTATCAGTTTCTGTCCTTCAGAGCTATCTCCAAGTTCATCTGAAGCATTTATGACTAAATCTGGAAGCTTGAAATTAACTAGAAGCAGAAGTTGCAAGCCAAGTCTCTCACCCATGCCATCTTATAACTTCGAGAAGGCAGAACGGAATGAGAACTCACTACCTGTTTTGCTTCCAAAGGTCTTCCATGAAAGACCAGAAGACGATCAACAAAAGATTGCTGCATCAAAGTTTAGTTCCAATGTTGGAAAATTGTCTAGAAAAAGTTCCCAAAGTTCTTTTAAGAGTGATTGGACTGAATCTCAATACAGTGACAAGTCTGATTCAGAGGATACTAGAAGCATTCTCAGTTTTGCTACAGAAACGAGTGAAGCAGCCAGACGTCAGTCCAAGAAACAATATGATGAAATG GTACAAAGGGCCAGAGCCATGACCTATGAATCCAGAGACAATGTAAAAGATGCTGGCCTGGATGCTTTGCAGCCTGGCTTTGATTGGTCCATCGAGTTTGAGAGGAAGCGGAGAGTCATAATTGAACTTTGGGATGCATGCAATGTACCACTGATCCACAGAACCtatttcttccttctctttaaAGGTGAACCTTCAGACTCTGTGTACATGGAAGTAGAGTACAGAAGGTTGTCCTTTCTCAAGGACACATTTTCACATGGAACTAGCAGAACTAAAGAGAGTGATCCAGCTTTAAG TGCAAAGGCTCTCAAACAAGAGAGGGTAATGTTGTGCAGGAAAATGCAGAAGAAGTTCTCAAAAAAGGAACGAGTACTCCTTTACCAGAAGTGGGGTATTAAGTTGAACACAAAGCAAAGGTGCCTACAATTGACATACCTCTTATGGAAGGACACAAAAGACATGAACCTTATAAAGGAGAGTGCTTCCCTTATTGCAAATTTGATGGGGTTTGTGGAACCAGGACAAGCCCCCAAGGAGATATTTGGACTCAGTGTCATACCTCAACCAGTAAACCAGAGAGCGTTTAAGTGGAAACACAGTTTGTCTAGTTTGTCTTCTGTATCATAA